The following are encoded together in the Corynebacterium jeikeium genome:
- a CDS encoding DUF4145 domain-containing protein, whose amino-acid sequence MMLGYRDFALLELDLNQGHHRFRFTDDRAQSGAITCPVCGEGKTVNIAWATDRRHFVKTGYRWMVCQDCCGASISIYREGGGEEIYPPRTQQQPIDNLPGDVAEMWEEANLTYSVGAYTSAVLMCRKIVFAAAVRCGLPEKNDRSWAPSFEECVNFLVNEGILTQRIKDSWADSIRLWGNAATHELKSVRQSTALKAIEFTQMILRMAFEFEGNARAENES is encoded by the coding sequence ATGATGCTCGGCTACAGAGATTTTGCCCTGCTTGAACTGGACCTTAACCAAGGACATCATCGATTTAGGTTTACTGACGATAGAGCACAGTCGGGAGCTATCACCTGCCCGGTGTGCGGAGAAGGAAAAACGGTAAACATCGCTTGGGCGACTGACAGGCGCCACTTCGTTAAAACCGGGTACCGCTGGATGGTCTGCCAGGACTGCTGCGGCGCTTCAATCAGCATTTATCGGGAAGGTGGCGGCGAGGAGATCTACCCACCCCGGACACAGCAGCAACCTATCGACAACCTACCTGGTGACGTTGCGGAGATGTGGGAGGAAGCGAACCTCACGTACTCTGTTGGTGCCTACACTAGCGCGGTGCTTATGTGCCGCAAGATAGTTTTCGCTGCTGCTGTCCGTTGCGGTCTACCAGAGAAGAACGACAGGAGCTGGGCACCGAGTTTCGAAGAGTGCGTGAATTTCTTGGTGAATGAGGGAATTCTCACCCAGCGCATCAAGGACAGTTGGGCTGACAGCATTCGACTCTGGGGTAATGCAGCCACTCACGAGCTGAAATCGGTAAGGCAATCTACCGCGTTGAAGGCCATCGAGTTCACCCAGATGATCCTTCGCATGGCCTTTGAGTTTGAGGGAAACGCACGGGCCGAAAATGAGTCTTGA